The Lutra lutra chromosome 10, mLutLut1.2, whole genome shotgun sequence genome contains a region encoding:
- the IZUMO1R gene encoding sperm-egg fusion protein Juno, with translation MDRWWLLLLGLWTAAPPTWAGDGLLNVCMNTKYHKREPGPEDGLYEECNPWRGNACCRAGTSLDAHLDLPLLYNFSLHHCGVMLPGCEKHFLQAICFYQCSPNLGPWIQKLDSGGPGARILEVPLCWEDCEQWWEDCRTSYTCKADWHSWDWSGGKNLCPAQASCHPFPHYFPTPVDLCEKIWSHSFKASPEHRNSGLCLQKWFEPAQGNPNVAVARLFASTALSRDRPCMLLAFSLLLAFLSSEPLLLPPTFLLSWVLPLNRAAQAGGRRH, from the exons ATGGATCGGTGGTGGCTGCTCCTGTTAGGGCTGTGGACAGCCGCACCACCCACCTGGGCTGGGGACGGGCTGCTCAATGTCTGCATGAACACCAAATACCACAAGCGAGAGCCTGGCCCAGAAGACGGGCTCTACGAAGAG TGCAACCCCTGGCGAGGCAATGCGTGCTGCAGGGCAGGCACCAGCCTGGACGCCCACCTGGACCTGCCCTTGCTCTACAACTTCAGCTTGCACCACTGTGGGGTGATGCTGCCAGGCTGCGAGAAGCACTTCCTCCAGGCCATCTGCTTCTACCAGTGCTCCCCAAACCTGGGGCCTTGGATCCAGAAG CTGGACTCGGGCGGGCCGGGCGCGCGAATTCTGGAGGTGCCCCTGTGCTGGGAGGACTGTGAGCAGTGGTGGGAAGACTGCCGCACATCTTACACTTGCAAAGCTGACTGGCACAGCTGGGACTGGAGTGGGG GCAAGAACCTCTGCCCTGCACAAGCCTCCTGCCACCCTTTCCCCCATTACTTCCCCACCCCGGTTGACCTGTGTGAGAAGATTTGGAGTCACTCCTTCAAGGCGAGCCCTGAGCACCGCAACAGCGGGCTGTGCCTACAGAAGTGGTTTGAGCCTGCTCAGGGCAACCCCAATGTGGCCGTGGCCCGCCTCTTCGCCAGCACGGCCCTGTCCCGGGACCGCCCCTGCATGCTCCtggccttctctctgctcctggcGTTCCTGTCCTCAGAGCCCCTTCTTCTCCCACCCACATTCCTCCTTTCTTGGGTCCTTCCCTTAAATAGAGCAGCACAGGCTGGGGGCCGGAGACACTGA